The Streptomyces sp. RKAG293 genome includes a region encoding these proteins:
- a CDS encoding DUF2785 domain-containing protein: protein MRTDLVDWSSIAATDFPFPVTVPAARLVDELAAMLVSPDPEIRDEHAYTAAARWIREGHLDEVLEDLGDTAADRFTHREIQARTFAPLVLRCVLTRGQAAPGTLPETAAERWYAGFASWYPSERDTRGWDDSLGWLHAVAHGADAAAAFGRALPARRTGLLELCARRMTAEHTDYRYAQLEDARLAHALSRILLAPELTAEQATGWLGVVTDALDGGGPGPVPPGPSTPSPRCSPSISI, encoded by the coding sequence ATGCGTACGGATCTTGTCGACTGGTCGTCGATCGCCGCCACGGATTTCCCGTTCCCCGTCACTGTGCCGGCCGCCCGGCTCGTCGACGAGCTGGCGGCCATGCTCGTGTCCCCCGACCCCGAAATCCGGGACGAGCACGCCTACACCGCCGCCGCGCGCTGGATACGCGAAGGCCATCTCGACGAGGTCCTGGAGGACCTGGGTGACACCGCCGCGGACCGTTTCACCCATCGGGAGATCCAGGCCAGGACCTTCGCACCGCTCGTGCTCCGCTGCGTTCTGACCCGCGGACAGGCTGCCCCCGGCACCCTGCCGGAGACGGCCGCTGAGCGCTGGTACGCCGGATTCGCCTCCTGGTACCCGTCGGAACGCGACACCCGCGGCTGGGACGACTCCCTCGGCTGGCTGCACGCCGTCGCCCACGGCGCCGACGCGGCCGCCGCGTTCGGACGGGCGCTGCCCGCCCGCCGCACCGGACTGCTCGAACTGTGCGCCCGCAGGATGACGGCCGAACACACCGACTACCGCTACGCACAGCTGGAGGATGCGCGTCTCGCCCACGCGCTCAGCCGCATCCTGCTCGCTCCGGAGCTGACGGCCGAGCAGGCCACCGGCTGGCTGGGCGTCGTGACGGACGCCCTCGACGGTGGTGGCCCCGGCCCTGTTCCCCCTGGGCCTTCAACACCTTCGCCACGCTGCAGTCCCTCCATCTCCATCTGA
- a CDS encoding helix-turn-helix domain-containing protein, producing MRQLNEPLNRPDAYEPETGSLAHFSPWAGGRGVLQGAFGLLGAVDRAGEAGLTRLASECGLPKTTAYRLLEQLVALNAVERCHGGYRMGPRMFQLGQEWQPHPGLRAAVREPVRRLRGATGATVGISALREGRTLVLDWTPGEDTALPPPRSGTVWPWFTAAGKVLVAGADRALPLDRLPASWPREAAAIRARGAAFDREEVVPGVCCVAVPLYAADDVPVAALCVLTHPAQRLERLADVVQRTGKAISASLRVR from the coding sequence ATGAGGCAGTTGAACGAGCCGTTGAACCGGCCAGACGCATACGAGCCGGAGACCGGGTCCCTGGCGCACTTCTCGCCGTGGGCCGGCGGGCGTGGTGTGCTGCAGGGCGCCTTCGGGCTGCTGGGGGCCGTGGACCGGGCCGGGGAGGCAGGACTGACGAGGCTCGCGTCGGAGTGCGGGCTGCCCAAGACGACCGCGTACCGGCTGTTGGAGCAACTCGTCGCGCTGAACGCCGTCGAGCGGTGTCACGGGGGATACCGGATGGGTCCGCGCATGTTCCAGCTCGGGCAGGAGTGGCAGCCGCATCCCGGGCTGCGGGCCGCGGTGCGGGAGCCCGTGCGCCGCCTGCGGGGTGCGACCGGCGCGACCGTGGGCATCAGCGCGTTACGCGAGGGGAGGACGCTGGTACTGGACTGGACGCCTGGCGAGGACACGGCGCTGCCGCCGCCGCGCAGCGGCACGGTCTGGCCGTGGTTCACCGCGGCGGGCAAGGTGCTGGTGGCCGGGGCGGACCGGGCCCTGCCGCTCGACCGGCTCCCCGCGTCCTGGCCTCGCGAAGCGGCCGCGATCCGGGCCCGCGGTGCCGCGTTCGACCGCGAGGAGGTGGTGCCGGGAGTGTGCTGCGTGGCCGTTCCGCTGTACGCCGCGGACGACGTCCCGGTGGCGGCGTTGTGCGTCCTGACGCATCCCGCACAGCGTCTGGAACGGCTCGCGGATGTCGTGCAGCGCACGGGAAAGGCGATCAGTGCGTCCCTGCGCGTCCGGTGA